A region of Candidatus Bathyarchaeia archaeon DNA encodes the following proteins:
- a CDS encoding PIN domain-containing protein has protein sequence MRSSPTRFTAKDAKGILKGIELSGVEAAISTQVLSEVAGVLCSQCRVRDVGKYVAAILSYPLRMIDLSADLGLQATRYSEEYGISPYEKIHAVAALSASAPEIISADKELDRVRS, from the coding sequence ATGCGATCATCGCCCACCCGATTTACGGCGAAGGATGCAAAGGGTATACTAAAGGGCATAGAGCTGAGCGGGGTGGAGGCCGCGATCTCGACCCAAGTCCTCAGCGAGGTTGCAGGAGTACTATGCTCCCAATGCAGGGTGAGGGACGTGGGAAAGTATGTGGCAGCGATTCTATCCTATCCGCTGAGAATGATCGACCTGAGCGCGGATCTGGGATTACAGGCTACGAGATATTCTGAGGAGTATGGGATATCTCCCTACGAGAAGATTCATGCGGTGGCGGCGCTCAGCGCATCGGCCCCTGAGATCATTTCGGCGGATAAGGAACTCGATAGGGTGAGATCATAG
- a CDS encoding DUF126 domain-containing protein has protein sequence MPPFKRVLRGRGAVPGFGEGEALVSPEPISFLGGVDPRTGLVIERGHPLKGLSVAGKVLIFPRGKGSTVGSYIIYGLKRYGKAPAAMVNIETEPIIATGCALAGIPLVDRLDVNPIEAIKSGDRVAVDGDRGLVEVENK, from the coding sequence ATGCCGCCCTTTAAGAGAGTTCTAAGGGGCAGGGGGGCTGTCCCGGGCTTTGGGGAGGGCGAGGCCCTCGTGAGCCCCGAGCCCATATCATTCCTTGGGGGCGTCGACCCGAGGACGGGCCTCGTGATCGAGAGGGGCCACCCGCTTAAGGGCCTCTCCGTGGCCGGGAAGGTTCTCATCTTTCCTAGGGGGAAGGGCAGCACCGTGGGCTCCTACATAATATACGGCCTCAAGCGTTATGGGAAGGCGCCCGCGGCCATGGTGAACATCGAAACGGAGCCCATAATAGCCACGGGCTGCGCCTTGGCCGGGATACCGCTGGTGGATCGTTTGGATGTAAACCCTATCGAGGCGATTAAAAGCGGCGATAGGGTCGCTGTGGACGGCGACAGGGGCTTGGTGGAAGTTGAAAACAAGTAA
- a CDS encoding aconitase X catalytic domain-containing protein, producing the protein MELTGEEERILAGEEGEARQRAMRLLVALGKIFGAERMIRVRSAQISGVSYRTIGDAGLEFLEDFAEAGAKASIKATLNPCGMDLRRWRKMGIPSEFAEKQLRIARAFARMGVELTWTCTPYYASNKPRFGQSLAWAESSAVAFANSVLGARTNREGGPAALASAVVGRTPLYGLHLESEREPTHLVKVRFRPSNDLQYNLLGYLLGKSLGSGIPLLSGLGEPSLDDLKYMGASAAASGGIALFHVDGVTPEAKRRRFDGMGLEALEIEEGELDAIRDSISSSRDFDWILLGCPHLSLAELRTIAEAVRGRRLRKRLICFTSRAVRAKASRRGYVGAIERAGGLVACDTCMVVSPLEAMGIDGAYTNSCKAAHYMPSLSGAEATLRSLRDCIHAAL; encoded by the coding sequence ATGGAGCTGACTGGGGAGGAGGAGAGGATCCTAGCGGGCGAGGAGGGGGAAGCGCGCCAGAGGGCCATGAGGCTCTTGGTAGCTCTGGGGAAGATCTTTGGGGCTGAGAGGATGATAAGGGTTCGCAGCGCCCAAATATCCGGCGTATCCTATAGGACCATAGGGGATGCGGGCCTCGAGTTCTTGGAGGATTTCGCCGAGGCCGGGGCCAAAGCCTCGATCAAGGCGACCCTGAATCCATGCGGAATGGACCTTAGGAGGTGGAGAAAGATGGGCATACCATCTGAGTTCGCGGAGAAGCAGCTCAGAATAGCCCGGGCGTTCGCGCGGATGGGCGTGGAGCTAACTTGGACCTGCACTCCCTATTACGCTTCGAACAAGCCTAGGTTCGGCCAAAGCTTGGCTTGGGCGGAATCTTCGGCGGTCGCCTTTGCGAACTCCGTGCTCGGGGCGAGGACGAACAGGGAGGGGGGGCCGGCGGCGCTGGCGAGCGCCGTGGTGGGGAGGACCCCCCTCTACGGGCTGCATTTGGAATCAGAGCGCGAGCCAACGCATTTGGTGAAGGTGCGCTTCAGGCCCTCCAACGACCTCCAATATAACCTGTTGGGCTATCTTTTGGGAAAATCGCTCGGGAGCGGGATTCCGCTCCTCTCCGGATTGGGGGAACCAAGCTTGGATGATCTCAAATACATGGGCGCTAGCGCGGCCGCTTCAGGCGGGATAGCGCTGTTCCACGTGGATGGCGTGACCCCAGAGGCCAAGAGGAGGCGGTTCGATGGGATGGGTTTGGAGGCGTTGGAGATAGAGGAGGGGGAGCTCGATGCCATCAGGGATTCGATCTCCTCCAGCCGGGATTTCGATTGGATCCTGCTCGGGTGCCCGCATCTGAGCTTGGCGGAGCTGAGGACGATAGCGGAGGCGGTCCGAGGCAGGAGGCTGAGGAAGCGCCTCATATGCTTCACTTCGAGAGCCGTCAGGGCCAAGGCCTCGAGGAGGGGCTACGTCGGGGCCATAGAGCGCGCCGGCGGCCTAGTGGCCTGCGATACCTGCATGGTCGTATCGCCCTTGGAGGCCATGGGCATAGACGGCGCGTATACGAACTCCTGCAAGGCCGCCCATTACATGCCATCCCTATCCGGGGCCGAGGCCACCCTTAGGAGCCTGAGGGATTGCATCCATGCCGCCCTTTAA
- a CDS encoding UbiD family decarboxylase, with the protein MGDLRGFLEELRQRGAIQEFKEPVALEEAYRLIRSSPGLRAIFEDVRGYDYKIVTGICGSRELIATAIGIKPAALHAALNNAMKDPLEPEESSSATFSEISGDLSQLPISRYYPRDGGPYISSAIVSAKSPDGSIENVSIHRMMVLGGRRLVIRIVPRHLFRLCEMAKASGLKALPIGIAIGLHPSVLLAASSPAPFGVSEYAVANRLMGGGLRLARLGNRTRVPSDSEIIIEGEISLEESEEEGPFVDLTGTYDIVRRQPVVKVDKVYRRDGAIYHALLPGGPEHAILMGLPYEAKIREWVASTVPTVKDVRLTKGGCGWLHAVISIEKQAEGDGKNALLAAFAAHPSLKHAVVVDSDIDISDPTAVEWAIATRFQGDKDLVIIRGARGSSLDPSADQEGLTTTKLGFDATRPLSKPKDKFLRAEPEG; encoded by the coding sequence TTGGGCGACCTGAGGGGATTCTTGGAAGAGTTGAGGCAAAGAGGTGCGATCCAAGAGTTCAAGGAGCCGGTGGCCCTCGAGGAGGCTTATCGATTAATCCGCTCAAGCCCGGGCTTGAGGGCCATATTCGAGGATGTAAGGGGATATGATTACAAGATCGTAACTGGGATATGCGGATCGAGGGAGCTGATCGCGACGGCGATCGGGATCAAGCCGGCTGCGCTTCATGCCGCCTTGAACAATGCCATGAAGGATCCATTGGAGCCCGAGGAATCCTCCTCGGCCACCTTCTCAGAAATCAGCGGAGATCTATCCCAATTGCCGATATCCCGTTATTATCCAAGGGATGGGGGCCCCTACATATCTTCCGCAATAGTTTCCGCCAAGAGTCCCGATGGCTCCATCGAGAACGTTTCCATACATAGAATGATGGTCCTAGGAGGGAGGAGGCTTGTCATAAGGATAGTTCCTAGGCACCTCTTCAGGCTTTGTGAAATGGCTAAGGCATCGGGCCTCAAGGCACTTCCGATCGGGATAGCGATCGGCCTCCATCCATCCGTGCTTTTGGCAGCATCCTCCCCGGCCCCCTTCGGGGTTAGCGAATACGCGGTCGCGAATAGGCTGATGGGCGGAGGCCTTCGTTTGGCGAGGCTTGGGAACCGCACTAGGGTTCCATCGGATTCCGAGATAATCATCGAGGGCGAGATATCGCTCGAGGAATCGGAGGAGGAGGGGCCATTTGTCGACCTGACGGGCACCTACGACATAGTCAGAAGGCAACCGGTCGTAAAGGTCGATAAGGTGTATAGGAGAGATGGGGCCATCTACCACGCCCTCCTTCCCGGTGGCCCGGAGCACGCGATCCTCATGGGCTTGCCATACGAGGCCAAGATACGCGAATGGGTCGCATCAACCGTCCCAACTGTTAAGGATGTTAGGCTGACGAAGGGCGGTTGCGGCTGGCTACACGCCGTGATATCAATAGAGAAACAGGCGGAGGGGGATGGTAAGAACGCCCTCCTAGCTGCCTTCGCGGCCCATCCATCCCTAAAACACGCAGTTGTCGTTGATTCCGATATAGACATATCGGACCCAACCGCGGTGGAATGGGCCATCGCAACTAGGTTCCAAGGGGATAAGGACTTGGTGATCATAAGGGGGGCTAGGGGCTCAAGCCTCGATCCATCGGCTGATCAGGAGGGCCTCACCACCACCAAGCTCGGCTTCGATGCCACTAGGCCCCTATCAAAGCCCAAGGATAAATTCCTCAGGGCGGAGCCGGAAGGGTGA
- a CDS encoding UbiX family flavin prenyltransferase: protein MKLIIGVTGASGSRYALRLLEALEDKGIDRVLIMSKNGEAIAKHELGEEGLRRMRELSSETYPNDLQCPYISGSSKFDGMVVVPCSMKTLSEISIGYSRSAISRIADVALKEGRRLILVPRETPLSPIHLENMLRASRAGAIILPAMPAFYMRPKNIDDLVNFVVGRILDVLGIDNDLYRRWGGWAT, encoded by the coding sequence TTGAAGCTGATAATTGGCGTAACGGGGGCCAGCGGATCGCGCTATGCATTGAGGCTCCTCGAGGCCCTCGAGGATAAGGGCATAGATAGGGTGCTGATAATGAGCAAAAATGGGGAGGCGATAGCTAAGCATGAGCTGGGCGAGGAGGGCTTGAGGCGAATGCGCGAGCTCTCATCGGAGACATATCCAAACGATCTCCAATGCCCCTACATAAGCGGCTCCTCCAAATTCGATGGCATGGTTGTGGTCCCGTGCAGCATGAAGACGCTTTCGGAGATCTCCATCGGATATTCGAGGAGCGCAATATCCAGGATTGCCGATGTAGCCCTCAAGGAGGGGAGGCGCTTGATCCTCGTCCCGAGGGAAACCCCCCTCTCCCCCATCCACCTGGAGAATATGCTAAGGGCCTCGAGGGCGGGGGCGATAATATTGCCAGCGATGCCCGCCTTTTATATGAGGCCGAAGAATATCGACGACCTAGTGAACTTCGTAGTGGGCAGGATCTTGGACGTCCTCGGGATAGATAACGACCTATATAGGAGGTGGGGTGGTTGGGCGACCTGA
- a CDS encoding phosphopantetheine adenylyltransferase, which produces MRYRLVAVGGTFDMLHRGHRALLDKAFEIGERVIIGLTSDSFAKRLHKPHRIDPYGDRMAALEGFLRSRGYWHRATIVELSDPYGPTIEDGDIEALVVSKRTGEKAEEINRIRIAKGLRPLDLIMVDLVRAEDSKPISTTRIRRGIIDREGRLKKASG; this is translated from the coding sequence TTGAGGTATCGTCTGGTGGCCGTTGGCGGAACCTTCGATATGCTCCATAGGGGGCATAGGGCCCTTTTGGATAAAGCCTTCGAGATCGGCGAGAGGGTCATAATAGGACTCACTAGCGACTCATTCGCCAAGAGGCTACATAAACCGCACAGGATAGATCCTTACGGGGACCGCATGGCGGCGCTGGAGGGCTTCCTCAGGAGCAGGGGATATTGGCATAGGGCCACGATAGTGGAGCTAAGCGATCCCTATGGACCCACCATAGAGGACGGCGATATAGAGGCGCTCGTGGTTTCCAAGAGGACGGGCGAGAAAGCCGAGGAGATCAATCGCATCAGGATCGCCAAGGGACTCAGGCCATTGGATTTGATAATGGTCGATTTGGTAAGGGCTGAAGACTCCAAACCTATCTCGACCACTAGGATAAGGAGGGGCATAATAGACAGGGAGGGGCGATTGAAGAAGGCCAGCGGTTGA
- a CDS encoding TspO/MBR family protein encodes MGEGKVKVYARLIVAIALCQMAGAVGSLFTAPAIPTWYAGLRKPDITPPNWVFAPVWTTLYILMGASLFLVWNAGLDKGPVRRSIILFGIQLLMNAIWSYLFFGLRSPLLGLVWIMALWVSIALTIASFSKVSKAAASLLIPYLIWVTIASYLNYQILILNP; translated from the coding sequence TTGGGGGAGGGCAAGGTCAAGGTTTACGCCCGCTTGATAGTCGCCATCGCCCTTTGTCAAATGGCGGGGGCTGTGGGCTCCCTATTCACGGCCCCTGCGATACCCACATGGTACGCGGGCCTCCGAAAGCCCGACATAACTCCGCCAAACTGGGTCTTCGCCCCCGTATGGACAACGCTTTATATATTGATGGGCGCATCCCTATTTCTCGTTTGGAACGCTGGGCTGGATAAGGGCCCAGTGAGGAGATCCATAATTTTATTTGGAATCCAGTTGCTCATGAACGCCATCTGGTCTTACCTATTCTTCGGTTTACGCTCCCCGCTGCTCGGCTTGGTTTGGATCATGGCCCTTTGGGTTTCGATAGCGCTCACGATCGCCTCCTTCTCCAAAGTATCGAAGGCCGCGGCCTCGCTTTTGATCCCCTATTTAATTTGGGTGACCATCGCCAGCTACCTGAATTATCAGATTTTAATCCTAAATCCCTAG
- a CDS encoding 2-oxoacid:acceptor oxidoreductase family protein — protein MVEVRWLGRGGQGVVTASRLLGEAALLDGKYAQAFPEFGPERTGAPVLGFTRISDEPIEIHSQIYDPDAIVVMDPGLAKSPDAAKGLKRGGRLILNLTEDPAKVKEEMGLKGVRLYALDAKRLSMEVIGRPIYNTTMLGALLKVTGWVSVESAKKVVRERFPGEIGEKNVELMMRAQDEVKEY, from the coding sequence ATGGTAGAGGTGCGCTGGCTCGGGAGAGGCGGGCAGGGCGTTGTGACCGCAAGCAGGCTTTTGGGGGAGGCTGCTCTTCTGGATGGCAAATACGCGCAAGCGTTCCCCGAGTTCGGGCCGGAGAGGACCGGGGCGCCGGTGCTGGGGTTCACTAGAATTTCCGATGAGCCGATCGAGATCCATTCCCAGATCTATGACCCAGATGCGATCGTGGTGATGGACCCCGGGTTGGCCAAATCGCCGGATGCGGCGAAGGGGTTGAAGAGGGGGGGAAGGCTGATCCTCAACCTGACGGAGGATCCGGCCAAGGTCAAGGAGGAGATGGGCTTGAAGGGCGTAAGGCTTTACGCGCTCGATGCCAAGAGGCTGTCCATGGAGGTGATCGGGAGGCCCATCTACAATACGACCATGCTGGGGGCTTTGCTGAAGGTCACGGGCTGGGTGAGCGTTGAATCGGCCAAGAAGGTCGTGAGGGAAAGGTTCCCGGGGGAGATCGGGGAGAAGAATGTGGAGCTAATGATGAGGGCGCAGGATGAGGTGAAGGAGTATTGA
- a CDS encoding 4Fe-4S binding protein has protein sequence MSAVEKRLGWRKVPPGGAISEAGSSALYKTGTWRSFRPVIDEAKCTKCLICWIYCPDMAVRRINDGVEIDYEYCKGCGICATECPVKAIRMEEE, from the coding sequence TTGAGCGCTGTAGAGAAGAGGCTTGGTTGGAGGAAGGTACCCCCCGGCGGGGCCATATCCGAGGCGGGCTCATCGGCCCTTTATAAGACAGGTACTTGGAGGTCATTCAGGCCGGTTATAGATGAGGCCAAATGCACTAAATGCCTGATTTGCTGGATCTATTGCCCGGATATGGCTGTAAGGAGGATTAACGATGGCGTGGAGATAGATTACGAATATTGCAAGGGATGCGGGATCTGCGCGACCGAATGTCCCGTGAAGGCCATAAGGATGGAGGAGGAATGA